In Brachyhypopomus gauderio isolate BG-103 chromosome 2, BGAUD_0.2, whole genome shotgun sequence, the DNA window ACTGAGGACACAAGAAACCCAGACTAAGAAACTGGTGAGGGAGTTTTTCAGAATATGAGGAGCCTACACAGGAAGTGCTCTGGTTCCACGGTGTTTCCGCATGACTGAGAAATCTTTGCGTGTATGAAAATGTGGGTGTCCATATCTGGCTAAAGCACTCCAGATTCAGTCACGCATGGCCTGCCACCACTTCGCTGCTCAGCCACCTGAAACGACAACACACCTTTGCACTGTGTTTGCATCTTATTTGCATATAAGTGACTGGCAGGTATAGCAACCTGTACAGGTGAATAGATGAGGTGAggacaagactgttcagttttcaGCACATGTAGTGATCACTGAAAAGTTGAAGTAACATAACAAAGAGGTGTGATTTGTTTTTTGGCAATATTGTTTTATTGATTGAAGGTTCTGGTGTATAGCAAATGTGAACTTGAATTGCAAGTACAAAATGTGAATATCATACAGTATGTCCAGTCAGTAGGTATTAGCTTAATATTAATAAGCCTAACATTGTGAAATATGCATTCAGTTTACTTGGTACTTACAGTGGCTATCACAATGCATTAGGTGTACATTTTAAAACATCTGTATTTACAATGATTGGGGCAAATATTACCATTGCTTACAGAATTGCCAAGTTCAAATGACTTTAGTTCATTTTTAAGTCAATGGCAGGTGTTAGCTTATTAGGCTTTGGTGGAAAGCGTCCACTGGGAAAACCAGTGAGTGGGAAGCATTTCCAGCAAGCTGAGACATTACAGTCAACATACAAGTCATATGGATATGATGCttagtgaggtgatgtgagaTGGCATGAATCTACTTCAAATGGACAGGGGAATGTGTTATGCTGTTCTAGAAATGTCTGTATTATGTTCCTGAGAAGTGTTGTCACTGGGTCAATGATTGGCagttgaaagagagaggaaaagagaaacaAGGATTCAATGCTAGGTTGTCATTAACCCGAAACAAACTGGACACTGCCGAACACTTGCCCACAAGCTGTGAGCTgaacactcccccacacacacacatctgcctgTCTTCTCCCTAGACAGTCTTGACTGTTGTGCTAGAATAAATAAACCATGTGAGTGTATTCAAGAGCTAACCATGAAGTGATTTCATTATGAATTACATCATGTGTCTTGTCAACTAGTTCTTTCAGAATGTTTCTGGggataaaaatgtttttgtgaAATAATAAGGAAATATAGCATGTAATATGTACATATTTAAGTGTACTTGATGACTTGTCTGGTTTTCCCATATTTGATCTGATGTTAAGCTGATTTTATGGACAAGGAGGTTTGTTATAGTTGTGGTCACATTAGGATGGATGTGTCTTCATGTACCAAGGATGCACTGATCTAGATGAAAACGTGTGATTATGCACATTCAACCTTTCACATGACATAGAACTTGTTTGATAAACACTCCTACAGTGCAAGCATGTATCCACATTAGGTTTTTGTTCACCAGGGTTTCTGTTAACAGGCTCAGAGCCAATGCCACTGCTGTTTCAACCATTTCTGCTCTATCAAAAACACAACAGGACAGGCTGCAGTCTGACAGAGTGTATTATATTATGTGTCTTACCAAATTCCAGCTTGTTATGCAGTTGTCGTACAAGACAATGACAGCATTAAACCAGTTGCAGAAACTCATCCAAGGggcttttaaaaaataaaacatatattaaggttttaaataaatgacttTTTTCATCCATCAAATTGGATTCCAATAGTTTTGGGATTGTCCAATAGTTACTTGGACAGTTCTCAAATGAAGAGCTAACATTAAAATGCATATTTGTTATGCCATATTCAGAGTGCATTGTAGTTTTCATGCCATACTCACTCTTGTCTTCTGACAAAGGAAAACAAAATACAAATGAAAAATCTGAAATTGCCCCGACAAACTTCATAGGCCTCTTGCCAATTTGGACACTACACAGTTCTCCTTAGGGCATAAAAAGAAAGAGTGAAAACGACACTATTGTACATGTTCAAGCTTGTGAGAGAATCTTGGGTAAGGATGACTGACAAAATATGTCTTTGGAATATTTTTGTTCTAATGTCTCTAGGCAGTAAGCGTTCATAACATCGATCACAGTGCTTCTAATAGCGAATTGGATGTTCTTCGATATGACCTGACAGAGAATGCCAGAAAAACATTGTGATGCAAGTATTAAGCCAATCAGGTAAAATGAACTATATATAAATTCTAGCTTTAATTCCTCTCGCTTTACAGCATAAGGATAACTAAAGCTAGCAGTCAACTGAGGAAAGAAAACCGCAAGAGTGCGCGCCGTGTGTACGCACGCGCGTTGTCGAGACGCTGTTGTACCATTTAATTTACACCACTAGGTGGATAAAAATGCGCAACATCGTGCTAGCTACAAATAGCTACATCACGGCCTGGCTATTCCTGATTGGTCCAGATGGCACAGGCCTACCAAAAGAGTTTTCGTTAGTGAAGATTACATATTCATTCGTTAAGCCTTTTTAGATGGTGTAATCCCATTATTAGCCCATGAAATGTAAGCTATTCTGCAATCCAATCACACAACGTTGCGCAGTATTAAAAAACAGTCAGGCCTATTTGCGTCATATAACTATATAGTACGGGCTATGGCTCATATAACAGCATCATAACTTTTATGTAATATGGTTCTTAACTATAGAAAAAATCTTGATGCTATTTAAATAAAACCGCCACACTGATTCAGTTCACTGTCACGATATTGATGTAAAGAAAGCCCACCAGAAAAACCCTTTAAAACATCTTCAGCCCTGTATTtggatatatttattttaagttatACTGTTTTGTGGCATTTTATGTCTGTTAATGGCCGGGTTCATCAGTGGGTCTTTTCACTGATCAGAAGCCAGTACTTTAGACTTGTCTAGCTGAAAACCAGGTGACAGCCAGCAGTCAATGAAAACACTTCCTATATTTGACCAAAGAATTGTTTACCTTTTTGTTACAGAAGTCTATAATGCAATGCGTTTCATAGTATAAACAGTGGTGGTTCGTTTTTATTTACTCTTTATAGTTGATGTAGTgtatgattaatttattattattattattgtcctGGACAACAACAGTCGTACAGAGGCAGAAAAGTAACAGTAAGGATTTGGTGGATGTGCCTCCGTTGTTTACTGCTGTACGAATGCACACTGACATGCTTGTGGCCGACGGGTAAATGTGAGTGGAGGTGGATGAAACCGTTAAACACTCGAGAGAAAGAAAATAGCACCAGTTCAAATAGACTGGCTAACAAGCTCTGAACTTTTGCCCGCGCGACCATCCCTTCACTGGAGATGCGAGACGACAGTAAACACCCTGACAAGTAACAAATTACTGTGGGCGTCATATTGTTACTCGCTCTTGTCTTTCCATGTACCAAAGAACAAATATATTCGAGATCCTTCTGCCCCCTTCTTTGCGCGTGGGCTGTTTTATGAACAGGAAGATTTGCTAGACTATTGTCATCCCCATTAATAATTAGCTGCAGCTCTATCGTTATTTTTCCCCGTGTCTTCCGCCAACGCATGTCAGGTAATCCGAAATGTGGATGAACGCGCCGAAGTGTGAAAGACTAAGAGATATACCGGTTTGATTTATCTGCTGAAAACGTGCAATAGTCTCGTCGTTTCAGTATTTGTCAGCAGAATAAAGAGCTTTCAGATCATTCACCAGACATCATCCTCATTCTTGTATCTTGTAAAAATGAACTCATAGTTATGGTGACCCTACGTGGGAGAAGCCCGTTGATGTTCCTTTCCTGTTGGGTCCGGATTCAACAGAAGGCTTGCTGTCGGCCTAACCTCGTTTTAGtaacagatcagtccagtgatTCGATTAAATGGTCCAAGTAAGACTCAGAACCGTTCTGACACGATGGCGTCACTTCCAATTCAAGTGTTAAACGAATTTGAAACCAGAATACAGATACTGGACTATGTATTAACCGTGTGTGCAGACAAGGGGGGAAAATGGCATTACGCAAGACACTGTTCTTTAGCTTACAGATAATTCAGTAAAATTAACACCTTAAACTCGTAAGTAACCCATCATAAGTAACATATCTAAATACATATGTTTAGGATACCTAAACGAAAAGTCGGAAAAAGAAGGGTTAAAAAGCTCAAAAGAACATTTGTAACTCCCCTTCTtcatttctttttctctctttcggGAGAGCCTTTCATGCAGGGTTTGACATATTCGTGCTGTTATCAGATTGATGGGCCAGTTTGATTGAAGTGGCTTTGTCATGCAAATGTCAAGCGCGTGATGGATGGTCGCCGTGCGCTGACAAACTTCTGGAGGTCCCCTCACCATTGGCGCCGTGAACGACTCACGTGACCAGCAGCTGAGGTAAAGATGTGTTATAGGGAAGAACGGGCAAATACTCTGGAGGTAAGCATTTTCCCTTTTCTCCATGACATACTGCTGCGAGGTTGCACGATTGGCAATCGCAAATTTACAGGTTTCCCCTTTGACATCAACTGCGCATGGACAGTTCCAGAATGAACTCTTTTTTGGAGTACACAATTTGTAACCGAGGGACGAACACGTACTCGCCAAAGTCTGGATACCATCATTTGGATCAGGCTTTCTCGGGGCCCTTCCAGTCCGGTCAAGCAAGTGACAGCTATAACGGTGATGGACGACTTTACGTAGGTGGGAGTGCATCGCCAGCGACGGCACAACATCAGCACCAGAGCGGAGGCTATGCGCATCACCAGCACCAAACCCATCACAGTGGCATGGGCCTTTCTTACGGTGGCACCGGAAACACAGGCTATGGAACGCAGGCTACTGCCAACCCGGACTATGTTCATCAACAATATTTTATGAACCATGATCAGGACGGAATGTATTATCAATCTGCTGGCTTCGGTGCGCCAAATGTGGGGCCTAACTACGGTTCCTTGGCTGGTGCATACGGCGGAGCGCAAAGTGCAGTTCCCGCGGCGCCATATCAACATCACGGTTGCGAGGGCCAGGACCACCAGCGACTCTTCAGTCAGGGCACATACGCAGACCTATCATCGTGCCAGGAGAAGGAGACTGGTTCCGACCAGATCCCAGGGAAGACCTTCGACTGGATGAAAGTCAAAAGGAACCCTCCTAAAACCGGTAGGGTTAACTTTCATTTGTTCCCTTGTGATAACAGAGATTGCAATCGCTGAAAACGAATTAATGCCTAGTTCACTCAGAACTCTTCGTCATGCGAGCCGTATTGCACATTGTTAATATCTCGAATTTGCTGACATTGGGCCAGCTTAGGAGGGGCAGTCTCGTGAAAATGGAAAAGAgaaagctttttttttcttttcgtaTCTTTGATCCATATATGGTCCACTCCGGGTCGGAGCGCTATCTCAAACCAGACGCGATTTGTGGGAAGCTGTTTGCCTCCCCTACGTTCTCTGGCCGTCAACCCGCTAATGCACCGAACAGACATGCTTTCTTACGCCATAGGAAGCGTCCCAACTTTGTTATCTTTAGCTTGTCCCTGCTCACGCTGTGATACATTCGTTTATGTTGGCCTCCATTGTATTAGACTTTCTTTCTCATCCAAGGCTGCCTGACATCGATTTAAAACACCACCTCTAAAGTATGGGGATCACCATTTTGACTTACTGTACAAATAGGGTAGTCATAAAATAATCTTAGGGGAATACTGAATTACATATATCAAGTGCAAGGATGTGCACTGCTGTGAATAACATAAGTAAACATGGAAACCATAGAGATGTTATCGAGACTTTGTCAGCACGAATAATTTACGTCAGTTAAAATGTCGCCTCTTTATAGCTACCCAAACGACCTCGcctaagtgtgtgtatgtgtgtgcacgcatggtAATCTTTTAGATAGCCacagtacttttttactttgatTGTTACTTACAGCCTTAATGCTAATGTAAATGATCTTATGGCGTTTACCTGTTATAActctttttctgtttctttcccACAGCAAAAGTGGCCGAGTTCGGCCTGGGTCCACAAAACACAATCCGTACAAACTTCACCACTAAACAACTTACGGAGCTCGAAAAGGAGTTTCACTTCAGCAAATATCTTACACGAGCACGGCGAGTAGAAATTGCTGCTACGCTGGAACTGAACGAAACTCAAGTGAAGATTTGGTTCCAGAACCGCCGAATGAAACAGAAGAAGCGTGAAAAAGAGGGACTCGCCCCCGCGTCCTCCACCACGTCCAAAGACTCTGAGGAGAATTCGGATCATTCCACATCAACATCCCCAGGAGCGTCCCCAAGCCCCGAGACTTGACGAATGAAATAATTGCAAATAAAGGCACTAAAtcgataattttttttaatttaaaatcaCATTCAAGAAGCATTTCAAAATGTGCCCAAGCAGACATTTTCTGTAATGCAATGGGACTTGTACGTTTTATAAAGTTGAGCTGTGGTTCCTACAGCAAGGACCTGAGAACATATATAATTTTTGAGGCAAACCTGATTCTCCAATGCAGAATTTCTAATAAAATAATCCAGGACTTCCTACGTGGATGCCTATGTTGGCAATGCACTTTTAGAATGTTTAAGTGGACCTTTCACATGCAGGGAGCCTCTTTGGCAAATTGATTAGTTTCACAGTGCTATTATAATGTTATTCTCTAATTTAGATGTATGTTTGAGAATTGTGTTGAGATGAGTATGCCAGCCATGTCATAACGGGTCACCATTTGCACTGTTACACGGTTACAGGGTATAGGCCTTCACACCTATGGTGCACCTCCAACGTGTAGTCTGGGAACGATTTCATCTCCATGTTGTTCTTCTAACGTTTCAGTGTTTAATTTGCAATGTTAATCATAAAGTTTAAGGTAGGAACAATTAAGGATTTTTATATACAAGTGTTCAGTATTTCTACTTGTCCCGGCTAAACTTTTTTGGGGAGTTGTAGTGTTCTTTTAGGAAAAATACAGGGTTATCATGTACTTTTTAAGATCAAAACATTTTTAGAAAgtggtatatattttttattttcactGTGCAAAAACAGGCTGACTGAGTTTTATGAGTTTATGTCTGTATGACTCCACAAAAGACTTATTTCAACTTTGTATCTACctcagataataataataaacatatttTACTAAGTTGGTACAACAGCTTTTGGTGAGCTCACGTGTTTATTCCATCTTATTTTATCTCTAGATATTCAAAGTTATTATGCTTTAATTTTTTGTAGGTTGACATTTATGCACATTCACTTATGTCCAGGGCATCTGGTTTCATACCGTGAAAATAGCTAATTGGCTGTATTAAAGCACAATTTACTTATAGGAACTGAAAACGCGACCACCAGTTTATACAGACGCACAAAGAATGTTGCTAAGCGTCCTGGGTGGCTAGTGCTGACCTTTTTACCTCAGGACGCCTCTGGGATCTCTAAACATGTAAACAAACTCACACAAGTTGGCTCACACAGTAACTGTAGCAAACCTGTTATGATTTAAAGTAAAAGAAATAACGTGCAggctgctaaaaaaaaaaaaaaaaaaaaaccagaacaaaaaaaaaagcctacAACTAGTTACTGGGCATATGTTGTAAGTAGTAAATCCGGTATGGTTTAGATTTTAGacatatatgcacatacatATACTAAATACAAATAGTAAATAGAGAAGTCAAAATTTCTCATTAATACCTCTTAAAATATGCAAGATATCTTTGGACCAGATATAGGTGAAATACTCATTCTAATTCTGCAATAACAAGTGATACCACCCAAGGTTATTGTTGTTAGTTAAGACAAATAAATCTTACGTCCATATTTCAAATCAACGCCATATATATTACTATTATAGTTTGTATACATTATGGATGTCCACAGCCAACACAGAGTGGGCTAAATAACTAAATCATAACTCTGGGACCTCTGAATCACCAAGAAAAGGCTTTCTTGACCATCTGCTATCGCAGTTGGTGTGGATTTCAGTCACGCTGTTCAGGGCGTTTGTCCTGTACCCCCCAAAACGTGCTTTGATCAAGCCGCCATTCCCCGCGGACAACATCCCTTGACTACATTTAAACGCAAAGTAGCCTATGCATACAGTCGTGGGTTTAAATAGAGGTCACCGTTAACTTCAGGCTAACTCCTTCTGACAATACTGACCAATACATTCGCTTCCTTTTATTGTAAAGAGCCATAGTAACTAATAGAATGTGGCAACGGCAACGTAGTTTttattgttaataataataataataataataataataataataataataataataataataataataaactctTTTTGACAATAGACAACGTATTCTGGTATCGACGAAAATATTAAGTCTAATAATTGGCATATTATTGGCTTCTATTACTGCAATTTACTTTGTATCTTTGCTTATCTTAGAAAGATAGGCCTAACAGACTAAAAAGGCTGGGTTTCCAGGCCTATGTAAGTTTTGAGACTTGCGTCTCAGCAGTGCGCGAGGTGGATACTTTAGAACAGGTACGGGCTCTTCGTCTCCTTATTAATGGGTACCGTATAATTGGTTGTCACTGATATACTCGTAGTTTAATTCGACGCTCGCGGTCACGCCTTCACATCTCACCGAATCCAAATCCTCCATCAACACAAAAGAAACCCC includes these proteins:
- the hoxb1a gene encoding homeobox protein Hox-B1a isoform X2 — translated: MNSFLEYTICNRGTNTYSPKSGYHHLDQAFSGPFQSGQASDSYNGDGRLYVGGSASPATAQHQHQSGGYAHHQHQTHHSGMGLSYGGTGNTGYGTQATANPDYVHQQYFMNHDQDGMYYQSAGFGAPNVGPNYGSLAGAYGGAQSAVPAAPYQHHGCEGQDHQRLFSQGTYADLSSCQEKETGSDQIPGKTFDWMKVKRNPPKTAKVAEFGLGPQNTIRTNFTTKQLTELEKEFHFSKYLTRARRVEIAATLELNETQVKIWFQNRRMKQKKREKEGLAPASSTTSKDSEENSDHSTSTSPGASPSPET
- the hoxb1a gene encoding homeobox protein Hox-B1a isoform X1 — translated: MDSSRMNSFLEYTICNRGTNTYSPKSGYHHLDQAFSGPFQSGQASDSYNGDGRLYVGGSASPATAQHQHQSGGYAHHQHQTHHSGMGLSYGGTGNTGYGTQATANPDYVHQQYFMNHDQDGMYYQSAGFGAPNVGPNYGSLAGAYGGAQSAVPAAPYQHHGCEGQDHQRLFSQGTYADLSSCQEKETGSDQIPGKTFDWMKVKRNPPKTAKVAEFGLGPQNTIRTNFTTKQLTELEKEFHFSKYLTRARRVEIAATLELNETQVKIWFQNRRMKQKKREKEGLAPASSTTSKDSEENSDHSTSTSPGASPSPET